A window from Fragaria vesca subsp. vesca linkage group LG5, FraVesHawaii_1.0, whole genome shotgun sequence encodes these proteins:
- the LOC101311375 gene encoding uncharacterized protein LOC101311375: MLMIKPAVFPSPPLLLNVTKSSPPFQFPTSNAATLSTQSLKFRVSSSPNPTVEVAPSNIDAEEELESGADIVRKFYDGINRQDLTSVEELIAEKCVYEDLVFPQPFVGRKDILQFFRKFNDSVGKDLQFVIDDLSTNDSTAVGATWHLEWNGKPFPFSKGCSFYRLEVINGKRQIIYGRDSVEPAIKPGDSVLVAIRGVAWLLRQFPQLVDRF, from the exons ATGCTGATGATAAAGCCCGCCGTATTTCCATCACCACCTCTCCTCCTAAACGTCACCAAGTCGTCTCCTCCCTTTCAATTCCCCACTTCCAACGCCGCTACACTCTCCACGCAGTCCCTTAAGTTTCGGGTGTCCTCGTCTCCCAATCCAACCGTCGAGGTTGCACCGTCGAATATCGACGCTGAAGAAGAACTCGAATCCGGAGCGGACATTGTGCGCAAGTTCTACGACGGAATCAACCGCCAGGATTTGACCTCCGTGGAGGAGCTCATCGCCGAGAAATGTGTATACGAGGACCTCGTGTTTCCTCAGCCTTTCGTTGGTCGTAAG GATATACTTCAGTTCTTTAGAAAGTTCAATGATTCTGTTGGCAAAGACCTTCAGTTCGTTATTGATGATTTATCTACCAATGATTCTACAGCAGTTGGGGCCACATGGCATTTAG AGTGGAATGGGAAGCCTTTCCCCTTTAGCAAAGGATGTAGCTTCTATCGGTTGGAGGTCATAAATGGCAAGAGACAGATTAT CTATGGTCGAGATAGTGTTGAACCTGCAATCAAGCCTGGGGACTCTGTGCTG GTAGCTATCAGAGGTGTGGCTTGGCTACTTCGACAATTCCCTCAGCTGGTGGACCGGTTCTAA
- the LOC101311670 gene encoding alpha/beta hydrolase domain-containing protein 11-like — MVAISNLTGCGGHAAVSFGERRYLKLPSLTDGFNSRISFPSTTQLAVGHVSKTDKKIGVRMALVNERVAQSGSLAKASEILAFDLVQGALVKWSSVMDKSLPEPPTAVFLHGILGSRKNWGTFTRRLAQEFPTWQFLLVDLRCHGDSASIKKTGPNTVSSTALDVLKLVRQLRITPRVLVGHSFGGKVALSMVEQAAKPLARPVRVWVLDSTPGKVRPGGDGEDHPAELISVLNTLPKEVSSKRDVVQALVQKGFSKDVAQWVVTNLRPSGPLGSTPSTFSWTFDLNGISEMYQSYEEMNLWKIVEDVPGGVHVNFLKAERSLHRWALEDLQRIHAAEELAVEEGGGVEMHVLEDAGHWVHADNPDGLFRILASSFR, encoded by the exons ATGGTGGCGATTTCGAATCTCACAGGATGCGGTGGCCACGCCGCAGTCAGTTTCGGAGAGAGGCGGTACTTGAAGCTCCCTTCGCTCACCGACGGATTCAATTCTCGGATCTCTTTCCCCTCTACG ACTCAGTTAGCTGTTGGCCATGTGAGCAAGACTGACAAAAAAATTGGTGTTCGTATGGCATTAGTCAATGAAAGGGTTGCACAAAGTGGAAGTTTGGCCAAGGCTTCTGAAATCCTG GCATTTGATCTTGTTCAAGGGGCACTT GTAAAATGGAGTTCTGTTATGGACAAGTCATTGCCCGAGCCGCCAACGGCTGTTTTTCTGCATGGAATTTTAGGTAGCAGGAAAAATTGGG GAACGTTCACTAGAAGATTGGCTCAGGAATTTCCAACGTGGCAG TTCCTATTGGTGGACCTACGGTGTCATGGTGATTCAGCCTCAATTAAGAAAACAGGCCCCAATACTGTTTCTTCCACTGCTCTTGATGTCTTGAAACTA GTTCGGCAGCTTAGAATAACACCTCGGGTTTTGGTTGGTCACAGTTTCGGAGGGAAAG TTGCCTTGAGCATGGTGGAGCAAGCTGCAAAGCCTCTTGCACGACCAGTCAGA GTTTGGGTTCTAGATTCTACTCCTGGAAAGGTTCGTCCTGGTGGGGATGGGGAGGACCATCCAGCAGAATTAATATCTGTCCTAAATACTCTACCCAAAGAA GTTTCCTCAAAGCGGGATGTTGTGCAAGCTCTAGTTCAAAAAGGATTCTCCAAAGATGTGGCACAG TGGGTGGTTACTAATCTTCGACCTAGTGGTCCTCTTGGTTCAACTCCGTCCACCTTCTCTTGGACATTCGATCTCAATGGGATTTCTGAAATGTATCAATCTTATGAAGAAATGAATTTATG GAAAATTGTTGAAGATGTGCCTGGAGGTGTCCATGTGAACTTCTTGAAAGCAGAAAGAAGCTTGCACAGATGGGCTCTAGAAGATCTCCAGAGGATTCATGCTGCTGAGGAGCTTGCTGTGGAGGAGGGAGGTGGAGTTGAAATGCATGTGCTTGAGGATGCAGGTCACTGG GTGCATGCGGATAATCCAGACGGGCTCTTTAGGATCCTTGCTTCTTCTTTCCGGTGA
- the LOC101294473 gene encoding pentatricopeptide repeat-containing protein At4g28010-like, translating into MRTANSLPSVVSFNTIIDGILNAGDVNSAKELLEDMFKLGLTPDKVTFSTLVNRFAKLGLLDEARMCVEKMIARGIEPDVFVFDSLLKGYISNGETEEIVNLLHQMADKGVNLDKEITSTILVCLCQISDNVDVMEVLPNFSRETSNGISITCNELLMKVNKSYPELKLCAA; encoded by the coding sequence ATGAGAACTGCAAATTCTTTGCCTAGTGTTGTCTCATTTAATACCATAATTGATGGAATTCTAAATGCTGGAGATGTTAACTCTGCTAAAGAGTTGCTAGAGGACATGTTCAAATTGGGTTTAACTCCTGATAAAGTTACCTTTTCTACATTAGTAAACCGGTTTGCAAAACTTGGGCTTTTGGATGAGGCTAGAATGTGTGTTGAGAAGATGATTGCTCGTGGTATTGAACCTGATGTCTTTGTGTTTGATTCTTTATTAAAGGGCTATATTTCAAATGGTGAAACAGAAGAAATTGTTAATTTGCTTCATCAGATGGCAGACAAGGGTGTTAATCTTGACAAAGAAATAACTTCTACCATCTTGGTGTGCCTCTGTCAAATCTCTGATAATGTAGATGTGATGGAGGTTCTCCCAAATTTTTCCAGAGAGACATCAAATGGAATAAGCATTACCTGCAATGAGCTGTTGATGAAAGTCAATAAATCTTACCCAGAACTTAAGTTATGTGCTGCTTGA
- the LOC101294767 gene encoding pentatricopeptide repeat-containing protein At4g28010-like, which yields MQRCSSGMWSSQVSKTRFFSSLPSITSLTNVESQLRAFWKDPDPKISDAISIFHHAIHSNRLPSGSAAAGNFLVDALSRSKNYELAFSVYTMMTKVGIFTSFVSLSCLVSYFVSTRKPELARGVFGLVLKRGFQLNECVMNLALKGFCSNGEVDKAIELFDVMGRHFVTPSIRSYNILVDGLCKAEKLKEAVELLVDMEMSDFEPDMVTYSTLINGFCKQGRMDEGMGFLKEMRQKGLEMDVFVYGALINGFCANGSFDRGKQLFDEMLNNGISPNVVTYSCLINFLSKTGKWKEVSLMVNDMTQCGVPPDAVTYTGILDGLFKNGMATIAMGIFSLMLSKGKEPNNVTYNVMIDGLCKEGLVDDALKILEMMKAKGVKPDVITYNTLLMGLFCDGKVDEVMKLFSKIRNDVNSVEPDVITYNMVILGLCKEGNLDQAMEIYHTMIESGISGSLCTYNTLIDKCLQEGIADKALEFWRHAVDLGVIPNSVTYGVMINGFCKNQMLRVAKGLLVK from the exons ATGCAGCGCTGCAGCAGTGGCATGTGGTCATCACAGGTTTCCAAGACACGG TTCTTCTCCTCACTGCCGTCCATCACTTCTCTCACTAATGTAGAATCCCAATTGAGAGCTTTTTGGAAGGACCCTGATCCTAAAATTTCAGACGCCATTTCGATTTTTCATCATGCCATACATTCCAACCGCCTGCCTTCGGGTTCAGCTGCAGCCGGCAACTTCCTTGTGGACGCTCTCTCGAGGTCGAAAAATTATGAACTAGCATTCTCAGTTTATACTATGATGACCAAGGTTGGTATTTTTACAAGCTTTGTGTCATTGAGTTGTTTAGTTTCGTATTTCGTCAGTACCCGTAAGCCAGAATTGGCACGTGGGGTTTTCGGCTTGGTGTTAAAGCGTGGATTTCAGTTAAATGAGTGTGTCATGAATCTTGCATTAAAGGGTTTTTGTTCTAATGGTGAAGTTGACAAGGCAATTGAGTTGTTTGATGTAATGGGAAGACATTTTGTGACTCCTAGTATTCGTAGTTATAACATTCTTGTAGATGGACTTTGCAAAGCGGAGAAGTTGAAAGAAGCAGTGGAATTGTTGGTTGATATGGAGATGTCAGATTTTGAACCGGATATGGTAACATACAGCACATTGATTAATGGATTTTGTAAACAGGGTAGAATGGACGAGGGCATGGGTTTCTTGAAGGAGATGAGGCAAAAGGGTTTGGAAATGGATGTTTTCGTATATGGTGCCCTTATAAATGGTTTTTGTGCTAATGGGAGTTTTGATAGAGGAAAACAACTGTTTGATGAGATGTTAAACAATGGTATTTCTCCTAACGTGGTTACATATAGTTGTTTGATTAATTTTCTTTCGAAGACAGGGAAGTGGAAAGAAGTCAGTCTGATGGTAAATGATATGACACAATGTGGAGTTCCCCCTGATGCTGTTACTTACACAGGTATCCTTGATGGGCTTTTCAAAAATGGAATGGCTACAATAGCCATGGGGATATTCAGTTTAATGCTATCGAAGGGTAAAGAGCCTAATAATGTAACATACAACGTTATGATTGATGGACTATGCAAGGAGGGGTTGGTGGATGATGCTTTAAAGATCTTAGAAATGATGAAAGCGAAGGGTGTAAAGCCTGATGTAATTACTTACAACACGTTACTAATGGGACTATTCTGTGATGGGAAGGTTGATGAGGTGATGAAACTTTTCAGTAAGATAAGAAATGATGTGAACTCTGTTGAGCCAGATGTTATCACATATAACATGGTCATTTTGGGACTCTGCAAGGAAGGTAATCTTGATCAGGCTATGGAGATATATCATACAATGATTGAAAGTGGCATTTCTGGTAGCTTATGTACTTATAATACTTTGATAGATAAATGCCTACAGGAAGGAATAGCTGACAAGGCCTTAGAATTCTGGAGACATGCAGTGGACTTGGGAGTTATTCCTAATTCAGTCACTTATGGTGTCATGATCAATGGATTTTGCAAAAATCAAATGCTCAGGGTTGCAAAAGGACTTTTAGTAAAATGA
- the LOC101311963 gene encoding pentatricopeptide repeat-containing protein At5g48730, chloroplastic-like produces the protein MASLLSSTQPLPPEFNRGRAPATKTAAPRAQTTPHPQPTSADSNTKLAVVTERQAAELKRLKHKESKDRKEETNKKIASRKAISVVLMREATKSHIEKKKGSKRLLPRTVLEALHERITALRWESALKVFQLLQEQLWYRPNPGVYIKLIVMLGKCKQPEKAEELFQAMIDEGCGVSHESYTALISAYGRSSIFDKAFSLLEQMKDTPDCQPDVHTYSILIKSCLHVFAYDRVQALLSDMETQHIRPNTITYNTLIDAYGKSKRFAEMESTLVAMLSQRDCEPDVWTMNSVVRAFGSSGQIETMEKCFERFHSAGIQPNIMTFNILLDSYGKSGNYKKMSAVMEYMQKYHYSWTIVTYNVVIDAFGRAGDLTQMEYLFRLMQSERIKPSCVTLCSLVRAYGKAGKPEKIGGVLCFVENSDVKLDAVFFNCLVDAYGRLGCFTEMKGVLEMMEQKGCSPDKITYRTMIKAYSFNKMTGHVKELHELLQSAGSQMSWSQRQKPDF, from the exons ATGGCCTCGCTCTTGAGCTCAACCCAACCTCTGCCACCGGAGTTTAACCGAGGACGGGCTCCGGCCACCAAAACGGCAGCTCCACGGGCGCAGACGACGCCCCATCCTCAACCCACTAGTGCCGATAGCAACACTAAACTCGCAGTAGTAACAGAGAGACAAGCAGCAGAGCTTAAGAGGCTAAAACATAAGGAGAGCAAGGACAGGAAGGAGGAGACCAACAAGAAGATAGCTTCTCGGAAAGCAATCTCGGTCGTTTTAATGAGAGAAGCTACCAAATCCCACATCGAGAAGAAGAAAGGCTCCAAGAGACTGCTACCCAGGACTGTTCTCGAAGCCCTCCATGAGAGAATTACTGCTCTGCGCTGGGAGTCTGCTCTCAAG GTTTTTCAACTACTACAAGAGCAGTTGTGGTACAGGCCCAATCCTGGTGTTTACATTAAGCTAATTGTCATGCTAGGAAAATGTAAACAACCAGAAAAAGCCGAGGAGCTTTTCCAAGCTATGATTGACGAAGGCTGTGGTGTCAGCCATGAATCTTATACTGCTCTTATATCTGCCTATGGTAGGAGCAGTATCTTCGACAAAGCATTTTCCCTCCTTGAGCAGATGAAGGATACTCCTGACTGTCAACCTGATGTCCATACTTATTCAATCCTCATAAAGTCTTGCTTGCATGTTTTCGCATACGACAGAGTACAGGCTCTGCTTTCAGATATGGAAACTCAGCACATTAGACCCAACACCATCACATACAATACCCTAATTGATGCTTACGGGAAATCTAAAAG ATTTGCAGAGATGGAATCGACACTTGTGGCAATGCTTAGCCAACGGGATTGTGAGCCTGATGTCTGGACCATGAATTCTGTAGTGAGAGCCTTTGGCAGCAGTGGGCAAATAGAAACAATGGAAAAATGTTTTGAGAGATTCCACAGTGCCGGAATCCAACCAAACATCATGACTTTCAACATTCTCCTCGATTCATATGGAAAATCTGGGAATTATAAGAAAATGAGTGCTGTAATGGAATACATGCAGAAATACCATTATTCATGGACAATCGTAACCTATAATGTGGTGATAGATGCATTTGGGAGGGCTGGGGATTTAACACAAATGGAGTATCTGTTTAGGCTAATGCAGTCAGAGCGGATCAAGCCAAGCTGTGTCACACTTTGCTCACTCGTAAGAGCCTATGGGAAAGCAGGTAAACCTGAAAAAATTGGTGGTGTTTTATGTTTTGTGGAGAATTCAGACGTGAAGCTGGATGCCGTGTTTTTCAATTGTCTGGTTGATGCTTATGGGAGGCTGGGATGCTTCACAGAAATGAAAGGGGTGCTTGAGATGATGGAGCAAAAAGGATGTTCTCCAGATAAGATCACATATAGAACCATGATTAAAGCTTATTCATTCAACAAGATGACTGGCCATGTGAAGGAACTCCATGAACTCTTGCAATCGGCAGGAAGTCAGATGAGTTGGTCACAGAGACAAAAGCCGGACTTTTGA